The following are encoded together in the Brassica napus cultivar Da-Ae chromosome A9, Da-Ae, whole genome shotgun sequence genome:
- the LOC125575277 gene encoding uncharacterized protein LOC125575277, translating into MSLDAGGAPCRRRRLLRRSASASLLFFCSIFVSSFSISFCNSLIPVLSMDTYGSSRQPASPPPRFNPRRSLDGLSHSRPPISSTEYMSGSPSVVSFLLSPPLPSAPRRQVSPVCRFESIRSELHSVVDLLRSSSDTLTSTPPQSLTLHLAVLKAPTHFLIWSHRSHRNGFNTSSPSPTHLWFPLWYRFAIHRCISPSLNRYAASPTIEASIVKFSSKATTAQKIHSSSTDGITPLSLVAGSIVQECGFARFSRYYVTAASPLHYAVSSIDGSSHSQLYGPVQECGLASSSCCYVIAAPPSHYAVSSIDGSSQSQPYSAPIPILVAETIVQEGGHARFARFYVIVASPSHYAVSSIDGSSQSHLCDFPTGAVIFYGVSRNSCFQNPLVGLFNVDFDLCAFLRTRALGLQVKCLYGSLLSLATSIFRHVLVIFVYQFIVENLSSCNRLNPLGL; encoded by the exons ATGTCTCTTGACGCCGGCGGTGCCCCTTGCCGTCGGCGTCGACTCCTCCGCCGCTCTGCTTCcgcttctcttcttttcttttgctCCATTTTCGTTTCAAGCTTCAGCATCTCTTTCTGCAACTCGTTGATTCCGGTTCTTTCCATGGATACGTACGGTTCTTCTCGACAGCCCGCGTCACCACCGCCTCGTTTCAACCCTCGGAGATCTCTCGACGGGCTCAGTCATTCGAGGCCTCCCATCTCGTCGACGGAGTACATGTCGGGGTCACCGTCTGTCGTCTCTTTTCTACTGTCTCCGCCGCTCCCTTCCGCTCCTCGCCGCCAAGTCTCCCCTGTCTGTCGATTTGAATCCATCAGATCTGAACTCCACTCCGTCGTAGATCTACTCCGGTCCTCCTCCGACACTCTCACCTCGACGCCACCGCAGTCTCTCACCCTTCATCTCGCGGTGTTAAAAGCTCCGACTCACTTTCTTATATGGAGTCACCGCTCACATCGAAACGGTTTTAACACCTCGTCACCATCTCCAACACATTTGTGGTTTCCTCTTTGGTATAGATTCGCGATTCACCGCTGCATCTCACCGTCTCTGAACCGGTATGCCGCTTCACCAACCATCG AAGCTTCCATAGTGAAGTTTTCGTCTAAAGCTACGACCGCTCAAAAGATCCATAGCTCTTCAACGGACGGTATAACGCCTCTTTCCCTTGTCGCTGGATCTATTGTGCAAGAGTGTGGATTCGCCAGATTTTCTCGATACTATGTTACTGCTGCGTCTCCATTACATTATGCCGTCTCAAGCATCGACGGTTCTTCACATAGTCAGCTCTACGGTCCTGTGCAAGAGTGTGGACTCGCCAGTTCTTCATGTTGTTACGTTATCGCTGCGCCTCCATCACACTACGCCGTCTCAAGCATCGACGGTTCTTCACAGAGTCAGCCCTATAGTGCCCCCATCCCTATCCTTGTCGCAGAAACTATTGTGCAAGAGGGTGGACACGCCAGATTTGCTCGTTTCTATGTCATTGTTGCGTCTCCATCACATTATGCCGTCTCAAGCATCGACGGTTCTTCACAGAGTCATCTCTGCGACTTTCCCACCGGAGCTGTTATCTTCTATGGAGTTTCCCGGAACTCTTGCTTTCAAAACCCATTAGTTGGGCTATTCAACGTCGATTTCGACTTATGTGCGTTTCTTCGAACGCGAGCTTTAGGACTACAAGTGAAGTGTCTCTATGGGTCTCTTCTCTCCTTAGCCACATCTATCTTTCGACATGTTTTAGTTATTTTCGTCTATCAGTTTATCGTCGAGAATCTCTCCAGTTGTAATCGACTTAACCCATTGGgtctttaa
- the LOC106365784 gene encoding serine/threonine-protein kinase STY13: MIDAPKFIGGNNHNHNNNNYYEDYQKLEGSNMSIDSLQTTVVGVSVATSRDNSSVGSNDSKTHILGHPGLKPVRQHYTGSTENSVYRPGNHHELNDDALQQALMDSRYPVEGLADFDEWTIDLRKLHMGPAFAQGAFGKLYRGTYNGDDVAIKILERPENDPEKAQLMGQQFQQEVMMLATLKHANIVRFIGACRRSMVWCIVTEYAKGGSLRQFLTKRQNRAVPLKLAVKQALDVATGMAYVHGLGYIHRDLKSDNLLISADRSIKIADFGVARIEVKTEGMTPETGTYRWMAPEMIQHRPYTQKVDVYSFGIVLWELLTGMVPFQNMTAVQAAFAVVNRGVRPSIPDDCLPVLRNILTRCWDADPEVRPPFTEIVMMLERAEAEVMNNVRKARFRCCAQPMTID, from the exons ATGATCGATGCACCAAAGTTCATCGGAGGAaacaaccacaaccacaacaaTAACAATTACTATGAAGACTACCAAAAACTCGAAGGTTCCAACATGTCAATCGATAGTTTACAGACAACTGTCGTCGGCGTCTCCGTAGCAACCTCGAGGGACAACAGCAGTGTTGGATCCAACGATTCCAAAACCCACATCTTAGGCCACCCTGGTCTCAAACCAGTGCGCCAACACTACACCGGTTCTACTGAAAACAGTGTCTACCGTCCAGGGAACCACCACGAGCTCAACGACGACGCTCTCCAGCAAGCTCTGATGGACAGTAGATATCCTGTTGAAGGGTTGGCGGATTTTGACGAGTGGACGATTGATCTGAGGAAGCTTCACATGGGTCCTGCTTTCGCTCAGGGGGCCTTTGGGAAGCTCTACAGAGGAACGTACAACGGCGATGACGTGGCCATCAAGATACTCGAGAGGCCTGAGAATGATCCGGAGAAGGCGCAGCTGATGGGGCAGCAGTTTCAGCAGGAGGTGATGATGCTCGCTACGCTGAAGCACGCCAACATCGTCAGGTTTATCGGTGCGTGCCGGAGATCGATGGTCTGGTGCATTGTCACGGAATACGCCAAGGGAGGCTCCTTGAGACAGTTCTTGACTAAGAGACAGAACCGTGCGGTGCCTTTGAAGCTGGCGGTTAAGCAGGCGTTGGATGTGGCGACGGGAATGGCGTATGTGCATGGACTTGGGTATATTCACAGAGATTTGAAATCGGATAATCTTCTGATCTCTGCGGATAGATCCATCAAAATTGCGGATTTTGGTGTTGCTAGGATCGAGGTCAAAACAGAAGGGATGACTCCAGAGACAGGGACTTACCGTTGGATGGCCCC GGAGATGATCCAGCACAGGCCTTACACGCAGAAGGTTGATGTGTACAGCTTTGGGATCGTGCTATGGGAGCTATTGACCGGTATGGTGCCGTTTCAGAACATGACAGCTGTACAAGCAGCGTTTGCAGTTGTGAACAGAGGAGTGAGACCATCGATCCCGGACGATTGCCTTCCTGTGCTGAGAAACATCCTGACTCGTTGTTGGGACGCAGACCCTGAAGTACGCCCTCCATTCACCGAGATTGTGATGATGCTCGAGCGAGCCGAGGCAGAGGTAATGAACAATGTTCGTAAAGCGAGGTTCAGGTGCTGTGCTCAACCCATGACCATTGATTGA